The genomic stretch TTAACTGTACTGCTATCTCCTATTGAAATATCCATGATATTGCCACTTCTATCTATTGCAATATTAATTTCTCTATTTATTTTATTACTAACTTCAGAAATATAATTTACTATTTCTTGACTTATTATTTTTCCTTTTTCAATTTTTGTATTATATAACTCATCTAAATTATCTAAAATATATTCTTTTAATCCTGAAGTATTTCCATTTATCATTAAGCTTTCCTCCTTGTAAATCATGATATTATGTATGCTTCTTTGATCTTATCAATTGTTTCATAAATATTTGTATATTCATTGATATCAACTATATAATCAGCTGATATTTGATATAAAAATTTTCTTTTTTCCAATAATTCTTCTATAAGTTTCTTTCTATCTTCAGCATCATTTAATATAGGACGAGTAGTACTATCTTTAAGCCTTAAGTATAGGCACTTAACAGTTGCATTAAGAAAAACAATAAAAGATGTTTCTTTTAACCTTTTAATATTTTCATTATCTAAAATAGAACCTCCTCCAGTGGCAATGACACAATCATTTTTTAAAGATTCTTGTAAAATTACTTCCCTTTCTAAATCTCTAAAATAAATTTGTCCATTTTCATGAAAAATATCGTTGATTGATTTTTTCTCTTGAGCTTCTATTACTTTATCTATATCAACAAATTTCATGTCCATAGTTTTAGCAAGAAGTTTTCCAACAGTTGTCTTTCCGCTTCCCATAAAACCAATTAATGCAATATTATCTTTCATATCCTTCCTTAATTAAATGAGATTAATTTTTACTATGATATTATAACATAAAAAAATGAGGTTTTTGTAAATTAAATTACAAGAACCTCAAATTTTATATTTTATTTTATACTTGGCAAAGTATTTATATCTTTATTTATTATGTCAAACATTTCTTGAAAAGCTGCCTGATATATTTCTTCTTTCGTTGGAACATGTTTTTCTGTTTCATCACTTGGAATTTGTTTTTTCTTATCTATTCTAAAAGAACTTATATAATATGTCTTCCAACTTTCTTTATAATTCTTTTCTATACTTTTTCTATCACTAATTAAAACCTCACCAGTTAAATTTGAAACTAATTTATAGTCAATTACAAATGTAAGTCCAGCAGTTTCAGTGGTTTCATTTTCATAATATTTTACAATATTTAATATTTTATTTCCTTCATTATTAATATATTCTTCTGAATATTCTTTAGGAACAGTTTTTACATTGACAACTGGTTTATTATAATTAATAGAACTCATTTCTATTTGAAGTGTTACATCAGGATTATTATTAGAATAAGTAAAAACCTTATTTTCAGTATTATTATATGAGTTATTATTTAAAAGATCCTGAAATACTAAATCAACTCCATTAATATTAAAATTATAAGTTTTTTCAATTTTACTTGAAAGTTCACTTATTTTTGAATTAAATTTAGACTTATAACTTGGATTATAAGTAATTATAGCTTTATATGCCTTGTATTTTTTCACTCTATTTGCATAAGTATCCTCTGGAATTGCCTCTGCTTCTTTTATTAAATTTTGTGTCTTAGCAATTTTAACATTAGAGCTATTACTTTTTTTCTTATTATCATTATCTTTTTGAGTTGTTAATATATTACTTTTAGTGTTAGAACTTTTATTATTTTCATTTCTTACACTATGAGTAATAGAATCATTCAAATTTACACAAGATAATAAAAGTAAAGTTAATAAAATTAATAAAGTTTTTTTCATTATCTTCTCTCCCCTTTCTTTTTTAAATAGTAAGATTAAATTCCAAATATATATTAATTTATATATAATAATTATATCATATTTTGTTAAAATAGTTTAGGATTATCCTAAAATATCATTCAAACTTTCTGTAAAAATAGGATGAGTATAGATAAAATCCCTTAAAACTTTTGATTTAATTTTTTGATTTATAGCAAGTGATAATAAGTTTATCATTTCATGTGATTCATAATGACAAATACTCGCTCCAATAATTTCATCATTTTCATTTAT from Fusobacterium simiae encodes the following:
- a CDS encoding shikimate kinase — translated: MKDNIALIGFMGSGKTTVGKLLAKTMDMKFVDIDKVIEAQEKKSINDIFHENGQIYFRDLEREVILQESLKNDCVIATGGGSILDNENIKRLKETSFIVFLNATVKCLYLRLKDSTTRPILNDAEDRKKLIEELLEKRKFLYQISADYIVDINEYTNIYETIDKIKEAYIIS